Genomic segment of Microbacterium hydrocarbonoxydans:
TAGTCGCGCTCGTCCTCGCCGCGGCCCAGCGCCACGTTGGCCTCGTACGTGTCGAGCCCCGCATCCTGCAGCGCGTAGGCATCGAGCTTGGCGTACAGGCCGATGCCACGGCCCTCCTGGCGCAGATAGAGCAGAAAACCGCCCTGGTCGGCGATGCGCTCGACTGCTTCCCGCAGCTGCGGACCGCAGTCGCAGCGTTCGGAGCCGAAGACGTCGCCCGTCAGGCATTCGCTGTGCGGGCGCACCAGCGGAGCGTCGCCGCCCTCCACCGCGCGCTCGAGCGCGCCCTTCCAGTCGCCGAGACCGAGCAGCAGGTGCTCTCGTCCGTCGACCAGACCGTCGAACGTCACCACGTCGGCCGTGGTCGAGAACCCGTCGGCGAAGCGCAGGGGAACGCGAACCCGAGTCCGCTCCGTCGCGAGCGGAACGACGGTTGAAGTTTCAATCATGTCGAGTGAAACGCGCCGTCGTCACCGATATTCCCGTTTGGCTGTTTCTCACGGGGGCGGGGGCGCACGAGCCTGAGCTCGCTCGCGAGGATGCCGAGCACGACGAGCGCGCCGCCGATCAGCGCCAGCAGGGGGAGCCGTTCGCCTGCGATGCGACCGACGACGCCTGCCCATACCGGCTCTCCGGCGTAGATGATCGTCGCGCGGGTGGGCGACACCGACTTCTGCGCCCAGTTCATCGTGAGTTGGATCAGGCAGCTCGCGGCACCGAGGCCGACCGCGCAGCCGACCCAGATCCACGAGAACTCGGGCACCGTCTCGCCGACGACCGGCATCGTGAGCAGTCCGAGCACGCCGGCCGTGAGCAGCTGGATGATCGTGATCCGGCCGAGATCGATCCTGCCCGCGAACACGCTGATGAGGATGATCTCTGCGGCGATCGGCAGTGTGCTGATCAGAGTCGCGATCTCACCCACCCCGAGCGAGAGGGTGAAGGCGGCCGGGCCGGCGATCAGCATCAGGCCGATGAAAGCGAGACCCGCACCCACGAAGGCCATGGCCGGTGGGCGCTTGCGGAACACCGCCCACTGGGCGAGCGGCACGAGGGGCACGTACATCGCGGTGATGAAAGCCGACGTGCTCGAGTCGATCGTCTGCAGTCCCACCGTCTGCAGACCGTAGCCGAGGTAGATCATGACGCCGATCGCGACTCCCGCGCCGATGTCGCGCCATCGCACGCCGCGAAGGGCGCGGTGGAAGATCGCGACGCTGATGAGTCCCGCCACGAGGAACCGGATGCCGACGAAGAACCAGGGTCCGGAGTGCTCCATCGCCCAGTGCACCAGCAGGAACGTGCTGCCCCAGACCGCCGTGATGGCGAGGAGCGCGACCTCTTGCGGGCGGAGACGCATCCAGCGGAATCGAGTGGGCACGTGCGGTCCCTTTCTCGACGAAGCCGGAACGAGCCTAGTACTCGGTAACCTCGCAGCATGAGCAACTTCGTGAGCGCCGATGAACTCAACCGGATCCTGGCGGCAGGCGACCCCGTACGGGTGATCGACGTGCGCTGGCGTCTCGACCGACCCGACGGTCACGGCGACTATCTCGCGGGGCACATCCCCGGCGCGGTCTATGTGCCGCTCGACCGCGAGCTGTCGACGCACGGCGAATCCGCGGAGGGGCGGCATCCGCTTCCCTCCACGCAGACCCTGCAGGATGCCGCTCGACGCTGGGGCGTCGGTCAGGACGATGTCGTCGTGGCGTATGACGACAGCAAGGGGCTCAGCGCCTCGCGGGCGTGGTGGCTGCTGCGGCAGGGCGGGATCGAGGTGCGCGTGCTCGACGGCGGCATCAGCGCGTGGCGTGCGGCCGGCCTGCCGGTCGAGACCGACGACGTGCGGCCCGAGCCCGGCGATGTCGTGCTCGACGAGATCGGCGCCGACGCGATCTCGATCGACGAGGTCGCCGAGTTCCCGGCATCCGGCGTTCTGCTCGATGTGCGCGCCGCCGACCGGTATCGCGGCGATTCCGAGCCCTACGACCCCATCGCCGGGCACATCCCCGGCGCGGTGAACCTGCCCATGGCGGCTCATCTGGATGCCGAGGGCAAGATCCTCGACATGCACACCCTGCAGCAGAACTTCGCGGAGGTCGGGGTGACCGACGGCACTCCGGTCGCGGCGTACTGCGGGTCCGGCGTCACCGCCGCGCACACGGCTCTGGTGCTCGACGAGATCGGGATCGCCGCCAAGGTCTTCCCGGGGTCATGGAGTCAGTGGTCGAACACCCCCGGTCGCCCTGCGGCGGTCGGGGACCAGCCCGGCTGAGCCTCAGGCGACGCGCTCAGCGTCCGTCGTCGTAGCTCCAGCTGACGCCGAGGGCGCCCGGTCCGAATGCCCTGCGCACCTGATGGATCGACGTGCGACCGCCGAGGTCGAGAACCGTCGTGTTCACGCCCTTGGGCGTCTGGACGCGCTCTTCGATGCGGTCGGGAAGCGCGTCGGGGTGGAACCGCGTCCACACCAGGAGCTCGCGGCTCTGCCGCGCGAGCGCGTGCCCGGTCTCGCGCTGCGGCGGGTAGCCGGGCGGATACTCGACCGACCACTCGACCATCGTCGTCTCCGGCACGGTCAGCGGGGCTTCCAGCTCGAACAGCACGCCGTGCACCTCGCCCTTCGGGTGCGAGTGGCGGGCCGCGATGCGTCCGCCCGACACCGCGTCGATCATCGGCGCGGGGGTGGTCTCGCCGGGCGTCAACTCGAGGAAGGGGATCGCACGGACCGTGCCGACGGTGGCCTGCACGATGCTGCGCGTCACCGATCGGCAGACGTTGCCGGCCTCGTCGACATCGGTCACCGAGTGCGTCGTCAGTTCGCGTGACGGGTCGGGGTACTCGGCCCCGAGTGCGGCGAACACCTCTTTCACGGCCCGCTCGAGCTCCTCCTCGTCGAGAGGGAACTGGATCGGTCCCAGAGGGCCGGTGCGGTTGGTCGTGCCGAGCAGGGCGGTCAGCGCGCCGCGCTCGAGGCCCAGCAGCTCTTCGATGTCGCTGAGGGCGGCCATCGACTGCACGCCTTCGGGACGCCGCGCGCCGGACCGCCAGTAGCTGAGCGTCGCCATCGAGACGCTGTTGCCTCGGCTGCGGAGGAGCTCGTGGAGTCGTGCCAGGGTGAGCCCACGAGCGTTGATGGCGTCGCGGAATGAGCTCGCGAATGCATCCGCCGCCCTCCGGATCCCACTTTCCATACTCGTCACAGGACCCCTCCGGTATGTGAAGAAATGAGCTTTAGAGTGAGCTTACGACCACACCGGCATCACGTCAGGGGACGTGATGCTTTTTCTGGGGTCCAAGGGTTGTACCGCCGCAAGCAGGGTGCCCGACCTTGTGAGCGGTTTCGACCCGCACGCAGTGCCGCCCCCGTCGCTGCGTTCTGTCGCGGGGCCTGACGATCGATCTGGGGAGGTCCGTCGGGCCCCGCGAACACCTTCCAGGGCGGCATCCACCCAGCGTCCCCGCGTAGACTGGGGGTAACACCCCGGAGGACTCTGGATCGTCATGTCTGCCCCTGCCCGCGCGTTCACCGCGCGTCACGTCCAGCTGCTGCGCGCGCTCTTCGCCGCCGCCGCGGCCGTGATGATCACGTTCTCGCCCGACCACTCCGCCGCCGTCGGCCTCTCGGTCTTCAGCGGCTTCGTGCTGACGAGCGCTCTCGTGATGATCCTCGCCGCATGGCTCGTGTTCCCCGCGGGGCAGCGGTGGCCGTCGATCGTGCTGGCGCTGCTCGGCTTCGCCGCAGGAATGACCGCGGGCGTGCCGATGTGGCGCACGGATGACATGTTCTTCATCGTCATGATCGCCTGGGCCGCCTCGACCGGGCTCGTCGAGCTGATCGTGGGCCTGCGCGCACGTCGCGCGGGAGACGACACCGCTCGCGACTCCATCACGGTCGGCGCGCTGGGGCTGCTGCTCGCCGTGGTGCTGATCGCAATACCCGCCGGATTCGTGCAGCCCTACGCCATCGAGGGCGCGGGCGACTTCGTGCTCACCGGCATCATCCTCGGGGTCGGCATGTTCGGCGGATACGCGGCGATCATCGCCGTCTTCCTCGGCATCGCCGGTTTGACCCCGACGCACGCGCGCGCCGTCGACGACGCCGCCGCCGACGACGCGAGCCCCGCGTCCGTCGACCACGGAGGAGACCGATGAGCGACGAGAAGCCCACCCGCAGCGACATCCTGCGCCCCCTCCATCTGCTCGGAATCGCGCTGGCCTGCGGCATCTTCGCCGCGATCGTCACTCTCGTGTCGACCGGTGCCTTCACGGCGCGCGTGAACGACGCCATCGCGAACGGCACCTACGAGGGATTGACGCCGATCGCACTCGGCCTCGTCGTGGGCGGCGGAGCCTTCATCGTGACGCTGCTGATCCTGGCGATGCTGATGCTGGTCGTCGATCCGGCCGACGTGACCAAGACGGTCGACCGCCCCGTGCTGTACGACCCCGAGACGCCTGACGAGCCCGACTCGGGCGCCCCCGGCCGCACCGCTTCTTCCTGAGCCGCCTCGCGGCGTGCCCGGGCGTCCGGCGTGCCGCGTGCCGCGTGCGGCGTCCGGCGTGCCCGGGCGTGCGGCGTTCGGCTGCGGGGTCAGAAGTGCAGCGGAATCGGCGTACTTGGATGCAATAGTGACCCCGCACGCAGCGGGCGGTGCGTTACTGACCCCGCACGCAGCACCGCGCGGGGCAGCGTCACGCTCGGCGGGGTCGCGCCACGCCGCCCCGCGGGCCTACTTCGCGAGCTGCTCGGCGATACCCGTGTACGTCGCGGGGGTCAGAGCGAGCAGGCGCTGCTTGGCGGCATCCCCGATCTCGAGCCCCTCGACGAAGGCCGCCAGATCAGCGGCGCCCACGCGGTGTCCGCGGGTCAGCTCCTTGAGCAGCGCGTAAGGATCGGTGATCGACGAGCGGCCGGCGACGACCTCGGCGCGGATGACGGTCTGGATCGCCTCGGCGAGGACCTCCCAGTTCACGTCGAGATCGGCGAGCAGCACGTCGCGCGACAGCGAGATCGCGTTCAGGCCACGGCGCAGGTTGTCGATCGCGAGCAGCGAGTGGCCGAAGGCGACGCCGATGTTGCGCTGGGTCGTCGAGTCGGTGAGGTCACGCTGCAGCCTGCTGGTTACGAGGGTCTGGCCGAGAGATGCGAGCAGGGCGCCGGAGATCTCGAGGTTCGCCTCGGCGTTCTCGAACCGGATCGGGTTGATCTTGTGCGGCATGGTCGACGATCCGGTCGCACCGGCGACGGGGATCTGCGCGAAGTAGCCGAGCGAGATGTACGTCCAGATGTCCGTCGCCAGGTTGTGCAGGATCCCGCCGGCGTGACGCACGCGGTCGTACAGCTCGACCTGCCAGTCGTGCGACTCGATCTGCGTCGTCAGCAGGTTGAAGCCGAGACCGAGGCCCTCGATGTACTCGCGCGAGATCGTCGGCCAGTCGGCATCCGGGTCGGCCGAGAGGTGAGCCGACCAGGTGCCGGTCGCACCCGAGAACTTGGCGAGGTAGTCGGATGCCGCGATCTGGGCGCGCACGCGCTCGAGTCGCCACGCGAAGACCGCGAGCTCCTTGCCCATGGTCGACGGGGTCGCGGGCTGTCCATGGGTACGCGAGAGCATCGCGGCATCGGCGTGCTCGGCCGCCAGCTCGCGCAGCTTCGCGATCACGGTGTCGAGAGCCGGCAGCCAGACCTCTTCGACGGCGCGCTTGACGGTGAGCGCGTACGACGCCGAGTTGATGTCCTCACTCGTGCAGGCGAAGTGCGTGAGCTCGGCGATCGAGTCGAGACCCAGCGTCGACAGGCGGTCGCGCACGAGGTACTCGATGGCCTTGACGTCGTGCTGCGTGACGGCTTCCTTCTCGGCGAGCCAGTCGATCTCGTCCTGGCCGAAGTCGCGGTAGAGGGCGCGCAGGCGCTCTTTGTCGGCATCCGACAGCGGGCTGGTCTCGAAGAGCGAGCGGTCGGTGAGGGCGATCAGCCACTCGACCTCGACCTCGACGCGGGCCCGGTTGAGGCCCGCCTCCGAGAGGAAGTCGGCGAGGCCGGTGACGGCGCCGCGGTAGCGGCCGTCGAGCGGGCTCAGGGGCTGCGGCGGGAGCGAGGGCTGGAAAGTCAGGGGAATCCTCCTGATCAGGCCCCGAGAACACGGGGCGTGCGGGGCTGGCGAAGGGCTGGTTCGAGCTGGCGGAACAACCCGCGGGTCGCCGCCTCAATCATACCGAGCACCGAATCGAACATCTCGGGGCCCGCGTAGTACGGGTCGGGCACGTCCTGCGTCGAGGCGGCGGGGTCGAAGGCGAGCAGGAGCGTGACCTTGCCCTCTTCGTCTTCGTCTCGGGCCCACTCGCGCAGGTTCCGCTCGTGCGTGCGGTCGAGTGCGACCACGAGATCGTTGTCGGCGAACGAGGCGAACGTGAACTGCTTGGCGCGATGCTGGGAGCCGTCGTAGCCGCGTCGCGCGAGCGAGTCGAGCGTGCGGTGGTCGGCCTGTTCCCCGAGGTGCCAGTCGCCGGTCCCGGCGCTGCGCGAGACGATGCGCGAGCCGAGCCCCTGGCGTTCCGCGAGATCGCGGAAGACGACCTCCGCCATGGGGGAGCGGCAGATGTTCCCCGTGCAGACGAAGATCACGCGAAAGGGATCCGGGGATGGCACTGTTCCATTGTGCCGGTCGGCGGCCGATCGCGCGACGCGGAATTGCTCGGCGCGGTCGGCGACACACCTGTCCTGCACATGCACGCCCGCACGCGGCGCACTCACGCACCCCGGAATCGCAGGGCGGATCCCGGATGCGCGACGGCGCGGATCCCGGATGCTGAGCACATGAACTCCATCGCACTGATGCAGATGTCCGCGGCCGAGGCCGAGTGGGCGAAGACGCAGGCCGGCCGCGACCTTCGCGCGGCGGTCGAGTCGCTCGACGATGCGCGTGCGTCGCTCAGAGCGCTGGCCGACGACACCGCGTGGAGATCCGAGGGGGTGCGCGCGATGCACGACGCCCTCGGCGACTATGGGCGGCGCGCGCAGGTCGAGGCCACCGACACGCGTGGTCGCGTGTCGGAGGTGGTGGGGATCGACCTGACGTGAGCGGCATCGAGATCACCCACGGGGGCGTCATCTCGGTCGATCCAGACGTGCTGCGTGAGATCGCCCGTCGCACCGACGTCGTGGCGACGCGCTTCGACCATGCACAGGATGCGATCGCGCGGGCCTACCGGCTCATCGTCGACACGCCGGGATTCAGTGCCCAGGTCGACACGGTCGAACTGTGGGCGTCCGGGGAGCGGGTGGCTCGCCTGCACTCCGAGTGCCGGGAGACCACCTCGAGCACCCTGCTGATGGCCGACGTCTACGAATACGTCGAGCTGAAGGCGGAGGCCGCGATGCTCGTGCAGACGGATCCCTCCACGGCGCGGCGGCTGATGCTGCAGGCCGACCGCCTCGCCCAGAGCGACGAGCGCATCCCCGAGATGGCGGCGAAGCTCGAGGCGCAGTGGCAACTCGACAGGTTCGCGGGGCTCTTCCCGGTGCCGCTGCTGCCCCTGTTGTCCGGTCCCCTGTTCGCTGCCGCGGTGGCGGCCGGCGTGCTCTCACGTCTCGGCAAGGTGACCCCCGGCGAGACGCTGAAGGGCAGAGCCGATCCGGTGACCGTGGCTCCGGTGAAGACATCGACGCCGTCCGCGGCCCCGGGGAGTCTCGCTGCGGCACTGAAGCGCATGCCGACCTCCGCCGGTGCGCAGGTGGCGGTGGAGAAGTACACGTACCCCGACGGCAGCACGCGGTTCGTCGCCTACATCAAGGGCACCCAGAGCGTCGGGTCGGGTGGTGCGGAGCCGTGGGACATGAAGTCGAACATCGAGCTCTACGAGGGGCGGCGGTCCGCCTCGTATCAGGCGACGATCGATGCCCTGAAGGCCGCGGGAGCGGGGCCCGGCGACGTGGTCGACGTCGTCGCTCACTCGCAGGCCGGCATGGTGTCGGCGCATCTCTCGATGGAGAGCGAATTCGACGTGCAGACGCAGATCACTGCGGGCAGCCCCGTCGAGCCGACGCTCGACGACGACCAGTCGATCGTGCAGATCCGTCACACCGACGATCCGGTGTCGGGATTCTCCGACGGTTCCGTCGACGGCACCGGGTCTGCCGACAGCTTCACGGTGTCGCGAGAGGCTGATCCCGGGTTCTCTCTCGGTGACCTCCGGATCGAGCAGCATTCGCTGGAGTCGTATACCGAGACGGCCGCGATGGCCGACGCGTCAGGGGATCCGCGGGTCGAAGAGCTCGACGAGCTCTGGGAGGAGCTCGACCGCGCGGCGACGATCGAGCGCACCGAGTACCACGCCGAGCGCGTGCAGGACGAACCGTGAGAGGCGCGGGTTGCCGCTACGAGCGGGCCCGAGAGGCACGAGGTCAGTCGCGGCGGGCCGGCTTGCGCTGCGGACGCAGGATGAAGCCGAAGACGCCGTTGATCAGTGAGATGATGAGGGCTGCGAGCACGCCCCACCAGAAGCTGCCGACCGTCAGCCCCCAGCCGAAGCCGCTCGTGATCCAGGCGGTGAGCCACAGCAGGAAGCCGTTGATCACGAACCCGATCAGACCGAGCGTGAGGATGTACAGCGGGAAGGCGACGATCTTCACGACCGTGCCGATGATCGTGTTCACCAGGGCGAAGATCGCGGCGACCGCGAGAAGGGTGAGCACGAGCTGCAGAGTCTCGCCCGGGGCGAACGCTCGGATCTGCACCTGCAGGGCGGGGATCAGCGTCACGACCCACAGGGCGAACGCGTTGACGACGACTCGGATGATGAAGCGCATGGTCAGGCCAGTCTTCCATGTGCGCGCTGCGATGTCAGTCGCCGATGACATATCCCGGTCGACAGCGGCCAGGGGCTGCTGATCCTAGACTCATGACTGTGACCGACCCGATCCTGCCGCGTATTCGTCCCGCCATCGCCGCCTTGGCGCCCTACCGTCAGGGCAAGCAGGCAGGACCCGACGCCTTCAAGCTGTCGAGCAACGAGAACCCGTTCGAGCCGCTGCCGTCGGTCGCCGCAGCGCTGCAGCACACGACGCCCATCAATCGGTACCCCGACGCGACGGCCGGGCGCCTGCGCGCGCGGCTCGGTGCCCGCTATGCCGTCGAGCCCGACCAGGTGCACGTCGCCGCGGGCAGCGTGTCGATCCTCCACCAGCTGATCCTGGCGACGGCATCCGTGGGCGACGAGGTCGTGTACGCCTGGCGCTCGTTCGAGGCCTACCCGAGCCTGCCGCTCGTCGCCGGGGCGATCGGGGTGCAGGTGCCGCTCACGGCCGACTCCCGTCACGACCTCGACGCGATGGCAGAAGCGGTCACCGACCGCACGCGTGCGATCATCCTCTGCACGCCGAACAACCCGACCGGCCCGGTCATCACCAGCGACGAGTTCGCCACGTTCGTCGAGCGGGTCCCCGCCGACGTCCTGATCGTGCTCGACGAGGCCTACGCCGAGTTCGTGACCGCACCCGGTGCGGTCGACGGTCTCGCCGAGCGCGTCTTCGAACGGCATCCGAATGTCGTCGTGCTGCGCACGTTCTCGAAGGCCTACGGTCTGGCCGGCCTGCGCATCGGCTATGCGATCGGCAACGAGAAGGTGCTCGACGCGGCACGCGCCACCGGCATCCCGCTCTCGGTGACCTCAGCCGCCGAGAACGCGGCCATCGCGAGTCTCGACGCCGAAAGCGAGCTGCTCGAGCGCGTCGCCGTGATCGTCGAGCGCCGCACCCGCCTGGTCGAGGGCCTGCGTGCGCAGGGCTGGGATGTGCCCGACGCACAGGGCAACTTCATCTGGTTGCCGACCGGCGAGCGCACCGACGAGGTCGCAGCGTCGTTCGTGCGAGGCGACGTGGTGGTGCGGCCGTTCTCGGGAGACGGCATCCGCATCTCCGTCGGCGAGGACGACTCCATCTCGCGCGTGCTGGACATCGCGGCGACGCTCGCGCGCTGACCCGCGGCCCGCGTCACGGAGCTGATTTTCCGGGATCCGGGCAGATACAAGGGCCTCCTAGGTATGCGTGACCTGGCATGCGGGCGCGGGTAGCGTGGGGTCGTGACATCGCCCGAAAACGAACTCGTCCGCGTCCTGGAGAAGGACGGCCGTTTCGCACCCAGCCCGGCTGCCGAGAAGTATCTGCCGCTGATCGAGG
This window contains:
- the ribA gene encoding GTP cyclohydrolase II, which translates into the protein MIETSTVVPLATERTRVRVPLRFADGFSTTADVVTFDGLVDGREHLLLGLGDWKGALERAVEGGDAPLVRPHSECLTGDVFGSERCDCGPQLREAVERIADQGGFLLYLRQEGRGIGLYAKLDAYALQDAGLDTYEANVALGRGEDERDYTVAAQMLQAIGADSIRLLSNNPDKAAQLDALGIRVTEHVRTGVHLSDANHRYLEAKRDHTSHTLDLSAADLSAA
- a CDS encoding DMT family transporter, with the translated sequence MPTRFRWMRLRPQEVALLAITAVWGSTFLLVHWAMEHSGPWFFVGIRFLVAGLISVAIFHRALRGVRWRDIGAGVAIGVMIYLGYGLQTVGLQTIDSSTSAFITAMYVPLVPLAQWAVFRKRPPAMAFVGAGLAFIGLMLIAGPAAFTLSLGVGEIATLISTLPIAAEIILISVFAGRIDLGRITIIQLLTAGVLGLLTMPVVGETVPEFSWIWVGCAVGLGAASCLIQLTMNWAQKSVSPTRATIIYAGEPVWAGVVGRIAGERLPLLALIGGALVVLGILASELRLVRPRPREKQPNGNIGDDGAFHST
- a CDS encoding sulfurtransferase codes for the protein MSNFVSADELNRILAAGDPVRVIDVRWRLDRPDGHGDYLAGHIPGAVYVPLDRELSTHGESAEGRHPLPSTQTLQDAARRWGVGQDDVVVAYDDSKGLSASRAWWLLRQGGIEVRVLDGGISAWRAAGLPVETDDVRPEPGDVVLDEIGADAISIDEVAEFPASGVLLDVRAADRYRGDSEPYDPIAGHIPGAVNLPMAAHLDAEGKILDMHTLQQNFAEVGVTDGTPVAAYCGSGVTAAHTALVLDEIGIAAKVFPGSWSQWSNTPGRPAAVGDQPG
- a CDS encoding acyl-CoA synthetase; translation: MSAPARAFTARHVQLLRALFAAAAAVMITFSPDHSAAVGLSVFSGFVLTSALVMILAAWLVFPAGQRWPSIVLALLGFAAGMTAGVPMWRTDDMFFIVMIAWAASTGLVELIVGLRARRAGDDTARDSITVGALGLLLAVVLIAIPAGFVQPYAIEGAGDFVLTGIILGVGMFGGYAAIIAVFLGIAGLTPTHARAVDDAAADDASPASVDHGGDR
- the purB gene encoding adenylosuccinate lyase, with the protein product MRRIPLTFQPSLPPQPLSPLDGRYRGAVTGLADFLSEAGLNRARVEVEVEWLIALTDRSLFETSPLSDADKERLRALYRDFGQDEIDWLAEKEAVTQHDVKAIEYLVRDRLSTLGLDSIAELTHFACTSEDINSASYALTVKRAVEEVWLPALDTVIAKLRELAAEHADAAMLSRTHGQPATPSTMGKELAVFAWRLERVRAQIAASDYLAKFSGATGTWSAHLSADPDADWPTISREYIEGLGLGFNLLTTQIESHDWQVELYDRVRHAGGILHNLATDIWTYISLGYFAQIPVAGATGSSTMPHKINPIRFENAEANLEISGALLASLGQTLVTSRLQRDLTDSTTQRNIGVAFGHSLLAIDNLRRGLNAISLSRDVLLADLDVNWEVLAEAIQTVIRAEVVAGRSSITDPYALLKELTRGHRVGAADLAAFVEGLEIGDAAKQRLLALTPATYTGIAEQLAK
- a CDS encoding low molecular weight protein-tyrosine-phosphatase, with the translated sequence MPSPDPFRVIFVCTGNICRSPMAEVVFRDLAERQGLGSRIVSRSAGTGDWHLGEQADHRTLDSLARRGYDGSQHRAKQFTFASFADNDLVVALDRTHERNLREWARDEDEEGKVTLLLAFDPAASTQDVPDPYYAGPEMFDSVLGMIEAATRGLFRQLEPALRQPRTPRVLGA
- a CDS encoding phage holin family protein: MRFIIRVVVNAFALWVVTLIPALQVQIRAFAPGETLQLVLTLLAVAAIFALVNTIIGTVVKIVAFPLYILTLGLIGFVINGFLLWLTAWITSGFGWGLTVGSFWWGVLAALIISLINGVFGFILRPQRKPARRD
- a CDS encoding histidinol-phosphate transaminase; the protein is MTDPILPRIRPAIAALAPYRQGKQAGPDAFKLSSNENPFEPLPSVAAALQHTTPINRYPDATAGRLRARLGARYAVEPDQVHVAAGSVSILHQLILATASVGDEVVYAWRSFEAYPSLPLVAGAIGVQVPLTADSRHDLDAMAEAVTDRTRAIILCTPNNPTGPVITSDEFATFVERVPADVLIVLDEAYAEFVTAPGAVDGLAERVFERHPNVVVLRTFSKAYGLAGLRIGYAIGNEKVLDAARATGIPLSVTSAAENAAIASLDAESELLERVAVIVERRTRLVEGLRAQGWDVPDAQGNFIWLPTGERTDEVAASFVRGDVVVRPFSGDGIRISVGEDDSISRVLDIAATLAR